DNA sequence from the Thiobacillus sp. SCUT-2 genome:
ACATCCGCAAGGGGGCCGCGCTTGCCGGCGTGGCCGGCGCCCACGAAGTCGCCGCCTTCGTCGAGAAGCCCGACCTCGCGACCGCCGGGCGATACGTCGAATCGGGCGAATACTTCTGGAACAGCGGCATGTTCCTGTTCCGCGCCTCGGATTTCCTGGACGAACTGAAGGCACTGCGGCCGGACATCCTCGGGGCCAGCCGCGCGGCGCTGGACGCCGCCACGCTCGACCTCGACTTCGTACGGCTCGACCCGCCCGCGTTCGAGGCCTGTCCGTCGGAATCGGTCGACTACGCCGTCATGGAACGCACCCGCCGCGCCGCCGTCGTGCCGGCCGACATCGCCTGGAACGACATCGGCGCCTGGTCGGCGCTGTGGGAGGTGGCCTCCAAGGACGAGCAGGGCAACGCGATCCGCGGCGACGTCATGCTGGAAAACGCCCGCAACAACTTCGTCCGCGCCGAGGGCCGCATGGTGGCGCTGCTCGGGGTGGAGGACCTGGTGGTGGTCGAGACCGCCGACGTCGTCCTGGTCGCGAAGAAGGACCAGGTGCAGGACGTGAAGAAGCTGGTCGACCGCCTCAAGGCCGAGAAGCGCTGCGAGCACCTCGTCCACAAGCAGGTCTACCGCCCCTGGGGCTGGTACGAGGGCATCGACGAGGGCGAGCGCTTCCAGGTCAAGCGCATCATGGTCAAGCCGGGCGAGAAGCTCAGCCTGCAGATGCACCACCACCGCGCCGAGCACTGGATCGTCGTCTCCGGCACGGCACGCGTGACGCGCGACGGCGAGGTCGAACTGCTGAGCGAGAACCAGTCGACCTACATCCCCCTCGGCACGACCCACCGGCTCGAGAACCCCGGCAAGATCGACCTGCACATGATCGAGGTGCAGTCGGGCACCTACCTCGGCGAGGACGACATCGTCCGCCTCGAGGACGTCTACAAGCGCAGCTGAGGCCGCGCGCCCTTCTTCGGCGCACGGGTTTACGCGGCATGGCGTGCCGGGTAGACTTGCGCGCCTGATCAACTGCGGAGACCCCACGTGGGCACTTGTTCGAGTGACGGTAGTCGGCCGGCGCGTGCAGCCGGCAAGCCCTCGGCAAGATAACGCGCAGGTCCCCCTGCCGCCGTCTCGCCGAAAGCGAGACGCGGAAAACCTCTCCGCCGGCCGTCCGCGCCGGCTTCCGTCGAATCTCCTGGCGTCGCCATCCTGTGGGTGGCGGCCCGAACGCCCCTGCTGCCAGCGGCACGGGAACCGGCATCGCGCTGCGCCGTCCATTGACGCGCGGGGCCGAGGCCGGAAGTTGCCGATCGGGATCCCGCCCCATGAAGAAGGGAAGAAGGATCGTGAGCATCGTTCGTCAGCACGCATCATGCACCGCCACCGCCCGGCCGCCGCAGCGCCCGCGCACGCGCGCCGCCACGGGCGTGCGATGGTGACGTCCCGGACCGCTCACAGGATCGACACACGCCATGCAGAACGACACTGACAGACGTTCGCCTGCATAACCCTCGCGCGACAGCGCAGGGGCGCGGGCAACCCAGGGGAACACGATGCGCTTCACGCTGTTGAAAGAGGTTTTTGCGGGATTCCTGCGGACCCGCCATCTCGCACGCCATTTCCACCGGCTGGCCCTGCTCGACACGCTGACGCAGACGGGCGTCAGCCGCGAGGTGCCCGCCAGCCTTGCCAGGACGCTGGTCGCGGCGGCCAGGGAAACGCCTTCCGCCCTGCTGGGACAGCTGGACAGCCGCGCCGACGGCCTGACCGAAGCCCAGGTCGAAAGCGTCCGCGAGCGGGTGGGCGTGAACGAGATCGAGCACGAGAAGCCGCTGCCGTGGTGGCTCCATCTGTGGCACTGCTACCGCAACCCGTTCAACCTGCTGCTGACGCTGCTCGCCGTTATTTCCTACCTGACCGAGGACATGAAGGCCACGCTGGTGATCTCGACCATGGTCGTGCTCTCGACGCTGCTGCGTTTCTGGCAGGAGGCGAAGTCGAACAAGGCAGCCGACGCGCTCAAGGCGATGGTCAGCAACACTGCCACCGTCATCCGGCGCGCCGAGGCGGGCGGGGCGGCGTCCGCCGACGCGGCGCAGGGGGTGTCCGGCCGGCGCTTCGAGCTGCCCATTCGCCAGCTCGTGCCCGGAGACCTGATCGTGCTGTCCGCGGGCGACATGATCCCTGGCGACTGCCGGGTGCTGGCGGCCAAGGACCTGTTCGTGTCGCAGGCCGCCATGACCGGGGAATCGATGCCGGTGGAGAAGTTCGTCGAGCAGCGCGTCGCCGCGACGCTCAATCCCCTCGAACTCGACAATATCCTGTTCATGGGCACCAACGTCGTGTCGGGCGCCGCGACCGCCGTCGTCATCGCGACCGGGAATCGCACCTATTTCGGCGCGCTGGCGAGCCGGGTGACGGCCACCGACCGGGCACCGACGTCGTTCCAGGCCGGCGTGAACAAGGTGAGCTGGCTGCTGATCCGCTTCATGTTCGTGATGGCGCCGCTGGTGCTGCTGATCAACGGCTTCACCAAGCACGACTGGATGGAAGCCCTGCTGTTCGCGCTGTCGATCGCCGTCGGACTGACCCCGGAAATGCTGCCGATGATCGTCACCTCGACGCTCGCCAAGGGGGCGGTATTCCTGTCGCGCAAGAAGGTGATCGTCAAGCGGCTCGACGCGATCCAGAATTTCGGCGCGATGGACGTGCTGTGCACCGACAAGACGGGCACCCTGACGCAGGACCGGATCTTCCTTGCGCGGCACACCGATGTGTGGGGCCTCGAATCGGACGCGGTCCTGCAGTTCGCCTACCTCAACAGCCATTACCAGACGGGACTCAAGAACCTGCTCGACGTCGCGGTGCTGGAGCATGTCGACGTCCAGCGCAAGCTCGACGTCGCCAGCAACTACCGCAAGGTCGACGAGATCCCGTTCGACTTCGAGCGGCGCCGAATGTCCGTCGTGGTCAGCGAACGCGAGGATCACCACGAGCTCATCTGCAAGGGCGCGGTCGAGGAGATCCTGGCGGCGTGCACCACCGTCCGCCACGGCGACCGCATCGAGCCGCTGACGGCGGCGGTGCTGGCGCGGATCCGCAACGTGACGACCGAGCTGAACGACGAAGGGCTGCGGGTCGTGGCCGTGGCGGTCAAGGAGGGGCCGCCGTCCCGCGAAACCTACGGCGTCGCCGACGAGCGCGACCTCACCCTGGTCGGCTACGTCGCCTTCCTCGACCCACCCAAGGAGAGCACCGCGCCCGCACTGCGGGCACTGGCGGAGCATGGCATCGCGGTGAAGGTGCTGACCGGCGACAACGAGCGGGTCACCGCCAAGATCTGCCGCGAAGTCGGGCTCGAGCAGCGCGGCGTGCTGCTCGGCTCGGACATCGAACGTCTGGAGGACAGTGAACTGGGCAGGGCCATCGAGGCCGCCAACGTGTTCGCCCGGCTGACGCCGGGGCACAAGGAGCGCATCGTGCGGCTGCTCAAGCAGAACGGCCACGTGGTCGGCTTCATGGGGGACGGCATCAACGACGCGCCCGCCCTGCGCACGGCCGACATCGGCATCTCGGTGGACACGGCGGTCGACATCGCCAAGGAGGCGGCCGACATCATCCTGCTGGAGAAGAGCCTGATGGTGCTCGAGGAGGGCGTGCTGGAGGGACGCCGCACCTTCGCGAACATGCTGAAGTACATCAAGATGACCGCCAGCTCCAACTTCGGCAACGTCTTCTCGGTGCTGGTGGCGAGCGCCTTCATTCCCTTCCTGCCGATGCTGCCGATGCACCTGCTGGTGCAGAACCTGCTCTACGACGTCTCGCAGATCGCGATCCCGTTCGACAACGTCGATCCCGAGCAGCTCAGGCAGCCGCAGCGCTGGCAACCCGGGGACATCGGGCGCTTCATGCTGTTCTTCGGCCCGGTGAGCTCGGTCTTCGACATCCTGACCTTCGCCCTGATGTGGTTCGTGTTCCACGCGGACAGCCCGGCGCGGCAGACCCTGTTCCAGTCCGGCTGGTTCGTCGTGGGCCTGCTGACGCAGACGCTGATCGTGCACATGATCCGCACCCCCCGCATCCCCTTCCTGCAGAGCCGTGCAGCGCCGCCGCTGCTGGCGATGACCGCGTTCATCATGGCGCTCGGCCTGTTCATTCCGATGGGTCCGTTCGCCCACTACTTCAAGCTGCAGGCGCTGCCCCCGCTGTACTTCGGGTTCCTGCCCGGCATCCTGCTGGGCTACATGGCGCTCACGCAGGCGATGAAGGGCTTCTATAGCCGGCGCTTCGGGTGGCAATGAGAACGTGTAGGGCAAACCCCTACACAGGCGGGTAAGAAAACGCCGTCACGCAATACAGCGTCCGTCCACATTAACTTTCCGGGGTGTCGTCCGAAAACGAATTCACCACGCCGACTTAAGTGTGGCTTTCGAAAAAATTTCGACGAAAGAGGGCAGGACCATGAAACTCGAAGAAATGCTGGATGAAATGCGCGATGTCAACCTGAACTACCTGATGCTGGCGCAGAGCATGATCCAACACGACAAGGCCACCGCCGTCTTTCGCCTGGGCATCAGCCAGGACGTCGCCGACCTGATCGAGGCCCTGACCCCTGCCCAGATCCTGAAGCTGGCCGCTTCCGGCATGATGGTCTCGCGCTTCCGCTTCGACGACGGCGCCGTCCTCAACATGCTGACGAGCTACACCAAGGACCGCGCCCTGGCGCAGTCCCACGCCGCCATCCTGATGGCCGGCCAGGCCGTCGAGGCCTTCGCCTGAAGCGCGGCCGGCGCCGAAAAAAGAAACACGCGGGGGGAGGGGAAGCATGAGCAAGAAAAGCCTGTTGAACGAGATGCGCGACACCCAGCTGGCGATCGAACTGATCGAACTGGGCGCCCGCCCGCAGGTGCTGGAGTCGGAGACCTCGCTGTCGCGCGAGCGCCTGCTCAAGCTCTACAAGGAGGTCAAGGGCGTGTCGCCGCCGAAGGGCATGCTGCCGTTCTCGACCGACTGGTTCCTGACCTGGCTCCCCAACGTCCATTCCTCGCTGTTCATCAACATCCACCGCTACATCACGAAGAACAGCGACTGCAGCGGCATCGAGGCCGTGCTGAAGAGCTACCGCCTGTATCAGGAATACCTGCATACCAACCAGATCGAGGAAGTGCTGAGCTTCACCCGCGCGTGGACGCTGAACCGCTTCTTCGAAAGCCGCATGCTCGACACCGCCGTCTGCAGCCATTGCGGCGGCCACTTCGTCGTCCACCCGGACGATCTCCACACCCACTACGTCTGCGGCCTGTGCAACATTCCGGCACGCGCCGGCAAGACCCGCAAGGCCAAGGCCGAGGCCGCGACCGCACTGACTGCCGCCGCCTGAGGGCGACGGCTGCGGTGATCCCGATGGCGCGCCTGCCGGTCGGCGTCCAGTCGCTCGCCATCCAGTGCGCCGCGCTTGCGGCGCTTGTCCTGCTGGCGCGGCTGCTGCCGCCGTCATTTCCCTTTCCTGACTCCCTCACGGCGCTTGTGCTGGCACAGGGCGCGCTCGCCGCGGCCCTGAGCCGGTCCTGGCGCCAGCCCCCGTGGTGGCAGGTGCTGCACCTCGGCTTCCTGCCGGGCGCCCTCGCGGCGACCCAGGCCACGCTGCCGGGAGGCGTTTACCTCGCGGGCTTCGTGCTGCTCCTCCTTTTCTACTGGAGCACCGTCCGTACCCGGGTCCCGCTTTTCCTGTCGGGCGAACGGGCGCGCCGGACGCTGGCGACGCTGTTGCCGCAGGCGGGTCCCTTTGCCTTCGTCGACCTGGGCAGCGGACTCGGCGGCGTGCCGCTCTTCCTGGAGCGGGAATTCCCGCAGGCAAGGCTGTATGGCACCGAAATCGCGCCGGCGCCCTGGCTGATCAGCCGCCTGCGCGCATGGCTGAAGGGGAGCCGCGTCGAGTTCCTGCGCCGCGACTACGCGAGCCTCGACCTGGGCGAATTCGACGTCGTGTTCGCCTTTCTCTCGCCGGCCGCGATGCCCGACCTCTGGCGGCAGGCGCAGGCGCAGATGCGCCGCGGCACGCTGTTCCTGAGCCTCGCGTTTCCGGTCGAAGGCCGTCTGCCGGACCGCGTGGAGGCAGAGGAGGCGGGCGGCCGCCACACGCTTTACGCCTGGCGGATGTGACGCGCGTGCCGCCGAAATACTCGCGCGTCGCCATCAAGTTTCGGGCGATCCGGTCGAATTCTCTACCTGAGGGCATCGGCTTCGCATCCTGCGCGACCCGGCCAAGGCGGGTTTGCTCCCCACCCCCTGGATCAATCGGAAGGAAGACACGTTCGTGCTAGTCATCGTTGGGTATCTTGTCGTCTTGGCCAGCGTCTTCGGGGGCTTCGCGCTGGCGGGCGGCCATCTGGCGGCGCTGTTCCAGCCGGTGGAGCTCCTCATGATCGGCGGCGCCGCGACGGGCGCATTCTTCGTCGGCAACAACAGCAAGGCGGTCAAGGCGACGCTGAAGGCGCTGCCGACCGTGCTCAAGGGCTCGAAGTACAC
Encoded proteins:
- a CDS encoding mannose-1-phosphate guanylyltransferase/mannose-6-phosphate isomerase gives rise to the protein MTAIHPVVLSGGSGTRLWPLSRAALPKQLLPLASDRSLLQDTVGRLADMPEMAPPLMVCNVEHRFMIAEQMRQIDTQARAIVLEPVGRNTAPAIAVAALMLSRDDPDALMLVLPADHLIGDVAAFHAAIRTAAQAAQGGHLATFGIVAATPETGYGYIRKGAALAGVAGAHEVAAFVEKPDLATAGRYVESGEYFWNSGMFLFRASDFLDELKALRPDILGASRAALDAATLDLDFVRLDPPAFEACPSESVDYAVMERTRRAAVVPADIAWNDIGAWSALWEVASKDEQGNAIRGDVMLENARNNFVRAEGRMVALLGVEDLVVVETADVVLVAKKDQVQDVKKLVDRLKAEKRCEHLVHKQVYRPWGWYEGIDEGERFQVKRIMVKPGEKLSLQMHHHRAEHWIVVSGTARVTRDGEVELLSENQSTYIPLGTTHRLENPGKIDLHMIEVQSGTYLGEDDIVRLEDVYKRS
- the mgtA gene encoding magnesium-translocating P-type ATPase, with the protein product MRFTLLKEVFAGFLRTRHLARHFHRLALLDTLTQTGVSREVPASLARTLVAAARETPSALLGQLDSRADGLTEAQVESVRERVGVNEIEHEKPLPWWLHLWHCYRNPFNLLLTLLAVISYLTEDMKATLVISTMVVLSTLLRFWQEAKSNKAADALKAMVSNTATVIRRAEAGGAASADAAQGVSGRRFELPIRQLVPGDLIVLSAGDMIPGDCRVLAAKDLFVSQAAMTGESMPVEKFVEQRVAATLNPLELDNILFMGTNVVSGAATAVVIATGNRTYFGALASRVTATDRAPTSFQAGVNKVSWLLIRFMFVMAPLVLLINGFTKHDWMEALLFALSIAVGLTPEMLPMIVTSTLAKGAVFLSRKKVIVKRLDAIQNFGAMDVLCTDKTGTLTQDRIFLARHTDVWGLESDAVLQFAYLNSHYQTGLKNLLDVAVLEHVDVQRKLDVASNYRKVDEIPFDFERRRMSVVVSEREDHHELICKGAVEEILAACTTVRHGDRIEPLTAAVLARIRNVTTELNDEGLRVVAVAVKEGPPSRETYGVADERDLTLVGYVAFLDPPKESTAPALRALAEHGIAVKVLTGDNERVTAKICREVGLEQRGVLLGSDIERLEDSELGRAIEAANVFARLTPGHKERIVRLLKQNGHVVGFMGDGINDAPALRTADIGISVDTAVDIAKEAADIILLEKSLMVLEEGVLEGRRTFANMLKYIKMTASSNFGNVFSVLVASAFIPFLPMLPMHLLVQNLLYDVSQIAIPFDNVDPEQLRQPQRWQPGDIGRFMLFFGPVSSVFDILTFALMWFVFHADSPARQTLFQSGWFVVGLLTQTLIVHMIRTPRIPFLQSRAAPPLLAMTAFIMALGLFIPMGPFAHYFKLQALPPLYFGFLPGILLGYMALTQAMKGFYSRRFGWQ
- the flhD gene encoding flagellar transcriptional regulator FlhD gives rise to the protein MKLEEMLDEMRDVNLNYLMLAQSMIQHDKATAVFRLGISQDVADLIEALTPAQILKLAASGMMVSRFRFDDGAVLNMLTSYTKDRALAQSHAAILMAGQAVEAFA
- the flhC gene encoding flagellar transcriptional regulator FlhC, which gives rise to MSKKSLLNEMRDTQLAIELIELGARPQVLESETSLSRERLLKLYKEVKGVSPPKGMLPFSTDWFLTWLPNVHSSLFINIHRYITKNSDCSGIEAVLKSYRLYQEYLHTNQIEEVLSFTRAWTLNRFFESRMLDTAVCSHCGGHFVVHPDDLHTHYVCGLCNIPARAGKTRKAKAEAATALTAAA
- a CDS encoding class I SAM-dependent methyltransferase — its product is MARLPVGVQSLAIQCAALAALVLLARLLPPSFPFPDSLTALVLAQGALAAALSRSWRQPPWWQVLHLGFLPGALAATQATLPGGVYLAGFVLLLLFYWSTVRTRVPLFLSGERARRTLATLLPQAGPFAFVDLGSGLGGVPLFLEREFPQARLYGTEIAPAPWLISRLRAWLKGSRVEFLRRDYASLDLGEFDVVFAFLSPAAMPDLWRQAQAQMRRGTLFLSLAFPVEGRLPDRVEAEEAGGRHTLYAWRM